The Streptomyces sp. B3I8 nucleotide sequence CTGCTGGAGCGGCTGTCCGCGCAGCGAGCGCGCGATGTTGTCCCCGAGCGTCTTCGCCTGACGCACCGCGTGCTGGGCGTTGGGCGCGGTCTCCTTGCCGGGTTCGTCGGCGGTCACGTCGGGCACGGCGGCGGCGTCGCCCGCGCTCCACGCGTGGTCGACGCCGTCGACGGTCAGGTAAGGGGTGCACCGCAGCCGCCCGCGCGCGTTGAGCGGGAGGTCGGTGGCGGCCAGGACGGGGTGCGGTTTGACGCCGGCGGTCCATACGACCGTGCGGGTGGGGAAGCGGGCCCCGTCGCTGAGGACGACGACCCGGTCGACGCATGACTCCAGTCGGGTGTCGAGGCGTACGTCGATGTTGCGGCGGCGCAGCTCGGTGACGGTGTAGCGGCCCATCTCCTCACCGACCTCGGGGAGGATGCGGCCGGTGGCCTCGACGAGAATCCATTTCATGTCCTCGCGCCGGACGTTGTGGTAGTAGCGCGAGGCGTAGCGGGCCATGTCCTCGAGTTCGGCGAGGGCCTCCACGCCCGCGTAGCCGCCGCCGACGAAGACGAAGGTGAGTGCCGCGTCGCGGATCGCGGGGTCGCGGGTGGAGGAGGCGATGTCGAGCTGTTCGATGACGTGGTTGCGCAGACCGATGGCCTCTTCGACGTTCTTGAAGCCGATGCCGTGCTCGGCGAGGCCGGGGACCGGGAGGGTGCGCGAGACGGACCCGGGGGCGAGCACGAGCTCGTCGTAGGAGATCTGTTCGGTGCCGCCGGTCTCCTCGGTGGCGAGGGTGGTGAGTGTGGCGGTGCGCTTGGAGTGGTCGATCGTCCGCACCTCGCCGACGACGATCCGGCAGCCGGCGAGGACCCGGCGCAGCGGGACGACGACGTGGCGCGGGGAGATGGAGCCGGCCGCGGCCTCCGGCAGGAACGGCTGATAGGTCATGTACGGGTCGGGGGAGACCACCACGATCTCGACCTCGCCCCGCCCGAGCTCGGGCTTCAGCTTCCGCTGCAGACGCAGCGCGGTGTACAGCCCGACGTAGCCGCCGCCGACGATGAGAATGCGCACCGGTACCTTCACCCTCCCATGACGCACCCGTCGCCGGAGTTTGTCCACAGGGCCGACCGTTTGTGTGACTGGACCTGTGCCCCGTCCGGGGTTGGCCGAATCCCCGCCCACGGCCCGGAAAGGGAGCGAGTGCGCAGCTCAGCGGCGTGATCGGGGGACGGGGGGAGCGGGCAATCGGGACACAACGCCCCCGTGCGCCGATCGGGGGGCGCTCCGTGCGGAACCTGCCCCTTCTGAATTGACTCCCGCTCAACTATGTTCGTGTCCCGACGGGGTGTAGGGGGATGTGCCGGGTGAGGCGCGCGACGGGGCGGGCCGGTGCCGGGCACGACGCTCGTTCCGCGCGCTCCGGCTGCAGTGAACGGGGAGTCTCCGGGGGGAGACGCCAATACCGGGGGAACGCTTATGCATATTCAGGACTCTCATTGGTCGCCCGTGTCCACCGTCGCATCCGGCGGACCGGTGGGCATGGCAGTGGGCAACGGACGCGGTGACGCGCGCGGTACCGGACACGGTGACGGACCGCGGACGGCGCCACTTCGGGTGGACGCACAGCGCAATCTGGAGCACGTCCTGCGCGCGGCTCGCGAGGTCTTCGGCGAGCTGGGGTACGGGGCGCCCATGGAGGACGTGGCGCGGCGGGCACGGGTCGGCGTCGGCACGGTCTACCGGCGCTTCCCGAGCAAGGACGTCCTGGTCCGGCGGATAGCCGAGGAGGAGACCTCCCGGCTGACCGACCAGGCGCGGACGGCGCTCGGTCAGGAGGACGAGCCGTGGTCGGCGCTCCAGCGCTTCCTGCGCACGTCGGTGGCGTCCGGCGCGGGCCGGCTGCTGCCGCCGCAGGTACTGCGCGTCGGGGTCGCCGAGGAGGAGCGGGGCCTGAGACCGGCCGAGGGCACGGCCCCGGGGGCGGGAGCAGGGCCGGGAACGGCTGAGGGCGAGGGTGCGGACGTCGGCCGGATTCCGTCCGAGGCCGCGGGGTCCGTTCCGGGCGGGGTTCCGGAGCAGACGCTGGTGCCGCAGCAGCGGATCGGCCGGCCGACTCCCGAGCTGCGGCTGGTGGAGCGGCAGCAGGTCCCGGAGGCGGCGTTGGACGACCCCGGCGCGGTCGAACTGCTGGATGTGGTGGGCCGGTTGGTGGACCGGGCACGGGCCGCCGGCGAACTGCGGCCCGACGTGACGGTCGCCGATGTCCTGCTGGTGATAGCCACGGGCGCCCCCGCGTTGCCGGACGCGGCACAGCAGGCGGCGGCCTCGGCACGGCTGCTGGACATCCTCCTGGAGGGGCTGCGGTCACGTCCCCACGCGTGAGGCACTGCGCGCGGTACTGCCAGGGCGCGCGGCGCTGAAGCCGTGTGAGGGGCTGAAGCCATGTGAGGCGCCGCGGCGCCTGAGCACTGACGCCGCGGGCAGCGCTGCACGCGGCTTCGAGGTGTCCGCTCGGACGGGTGGTGGGCCGTCGGCTCGACGGTCCGCCACCCGGTGCCGGACGGCACGCGCGAGCCCGGTCCCGGGGGCTACGTGCGGGTGGCCGTGCCCAGGGCCCGGTCCCGGGGCGGGATGCCCGCGGGAACCGCGCGTTGGCGGGCGGGGGTGCCCGTCCAGCATGTGCCCCGGCGGGAGAGGAGGCGCTGGAGCCAGAGTTCGAGGGAGACCAGGTCGGCAATGCCGTCCAGGGGCAGCGGGTCGCCCTGGGCCGCCGCCCGCAGTGCCTTGCGGACCACCCGCGCTTCCACCAGGCCCGCCTCCGCCAGCAGGGGCGTGGCGAAGAGGTCGACCAGGGACGTCGCCGCCACCCGCAGCCCCGTCCGGGCCGCCGCGGCCGAGGACGCGCCCGAGGGGGCGCCCCATCCGGGCGGCAGGTCGGTGACGCCGGCGCCCTCCAGGACCGTACGCAGGATCGAGGCGCGCGCCCCCGGCTGCACCCGGAGCGCCTCGGGCAGTGCCCGGCAGGCGCGGACGACCTGGTTGTCGAGGAAGGGGGCGTGCAGGCGCTGGAAGCGGATCTCGGCGGCCTGTTCCAGGACGCGGAGTTCGGCGGCGTGCCGGGCGAGGGCGGCGCGGGCCCGGAAGTCGCCGGGGCGCTGCCCGGGGCCGATGCCCATGGCGCCCGTACGGCCGGCCGCGCTCTGCAGACGAACCGATACTTCTGCGAGCGCCTCCCCCGTCAGCCAGCGCGCCGCCGGCCCCGGTCTGGCCCAGGTCAGCGCGGCGAGCGAGGCCCCCACGGCGCCGTCGGACTCGTCGAAGCGGTGCCGCATGAGCTGGTCGGAGAGCGCCTCGACGCCGCTGCGGTAGGGCGTGCGGGCGAGTCGTCGGGCGGCGGCGTAGACGCGTGCGGGGACCAGCACGGAGCCGTCCGCCTTGGCGAGCGCGGCGACGGGGCGCACCAAGTGGCGCCGTTTGCGGTCCATCAGGAGGTCGGCGAGCCGGGCCGGGTGGGCGTCGAGGACCTGCCGGGCGCCGTATCCGGTGAAGTGGTCGGCGCTGCCGGCGGCGAGCCGGGCGCGGTGCCGGGCGGCGGAGACGAGGACGGCGCCGGGTTCGTCGGTGAGGGGGCCGTCGAGGTCGGCGAAGGGCAGGATCTCCTCGCCGCCGGTGACCACGACGTGGTGCAGCCGGGGGTTGGCGGCGAGGGCGCCGGCCCGTTCCATCTCGGCCTCGCGGCCGGGGACGGCGAGGTCGTTGAAGGTGACGGCGAGCAGACGCTCGCCGGCACCCGTGCCGTGGCCGAGGACGGTGCCGGGTCTGCCGGGCAGCCCGGCGGCGAGCAGGGCGAGGGCGCCGGAGGCGGAGCCGCCGGAGAGGTCGGCGCCGATGCCGGGGACCGGCATGCCGCGGGCGGCCCGCCGTTCGGCGGGGCCCATCCCGGGCACCGGCCCGGGGTCGATGTCGATGCCGGGCACGTGCCGGGGCGCGGCGAGGCGAGCGCGTACGGCCTCCACGAGCGCGTCACGGACGGCGTCCACGGCGCCGGCGGGGTCGGCCGGGGGCGCGGCGACGGCGAGGGAGGCGACCGGCTCGTACCCGGCGACCTCGCGCGCCCCCGCGCGCAGGATGAGGGCGTGCCCCGGCGGGACGCGTCGTACGCCCTCGTAGGGTGTCGAGTCGTGCATGGCGGCGGGCACGTCGGGGGCGGCGAGCAGCGCGGCGAGGTGGCCGAAGTCGAGGTTGGCCTCGACGAGGTCGGCGAGCGGCAGGGCGGCCGTCGCGTACGCCGTGCCGCCGGCCCAGGGGGTGTGGAACACCGGCCGCGCGCCCGCGAGGTCGCCGCAGACGGTGATCCGCCGGCCGACCTGGACGACGGCCGTGTAGCTGCCCGGCCAGGCCGTCAGGTGCCGCAGTGCCCCGCCGCGGGCGGCGAAGAGGGCGACGCGCAGTTGTTCGTCGGTGGCGCCGCAGGTGCCGAGGACGGCGATGCGGGTCTGTTCGTCGGCCTTGACGACGCGGACCTCGTCGGGGCGCCAGTCACCGACCGCCCACAGCGGGTCCGGGTCGCCCCACAGGGGTTGGGAGCCGACCGGCTGCACGGTCTCGCCGTCGTAGCCGGTGGTGCCGGCGGAACCGATGCCCGCCACGCTCGTGGCGGCGCTCGCGGCGGCACTGCTCCATCCCACCAACCACCGCATCGCCGCCTCCAGGGACTGTGGACAACCGGTGCACCGTACGAACTGGGCACCATGCTGCCACGAAGAGTGCGCCCGGGAGGGGCTCCGCCGCGGCTTGTGCTCCCCCGTGTGCGCCCCCTGGGGAGTGCCCGCACAGGCCGAACACACGCCTCCGGCACGGGAGATGGGGTCGAACAGCGATGTGAATGCGCCCCCGGTACGCTCCCTGAAAACGCTCTTCACGCCCTCAAGTGGCAGGGTGGCGACGGAAATACGTACGGAGGCCGCCGTCGATTTTCGGCCAAATCATCCGTGCGACGGCAGGTTTGAGTACGCTCCGTACAGGCTCTAGGCACCGGTTCACGGTGCGCGGCCCGGGAGACGGAGCACGCCTCCCGGACCTGTCCGCCGCCCGCGGGGATGTAGGCGGCGGCGTCCCCCAGCCCACTGGCTCCAGTACAGCGGGCCGACCCACGCGTCGCCCATGGAACCGCTCCCCCCGTGGCCGGAGAAGAGCGCACGGACGGGCGCACGGCCACACGGCAGGGGCACGCCGCGACACTGCGTACTGCCCCGTAGGTCACATCCCGCCAACCGGAAAAACGCCCCTTAACGCTTGGGATCCGGCGAACTACGCTGGGTTTACGAATGCCGCGTGGTTATGCCAGCGCGGCAGCCGTCTGTGTCGAGGGGTGGCGCATGTCCAGGGAGCAACGCGGGCCGAACGAAAAACTCGGCGCCGTTCTCGCCCTCGCGGGAATCAGCAACGCGGGGCTTGCGCGGCGCGTCAACGATCTTGGTGCCCAGCGCGGGCTGACACTTCGGTACGACAAGACGTCGGTGGCCCGTTGGGTGTCGAAGGGGATGGTGCCGCAGGGCGCCGCGCCCCACCTCATCGCCGCGGCCATCGGCCAGAAGCTCGGCCGCCCGGTGCCGCTCCACGAGATCGGCCTGGCGGACGCGGATCCCGCGCCCGAGGTGGGCCTCGCCTTCCCCCGGGACGTCGGACAGGCGGTGCGCTCGGCCACCGACCTCTACCGCCTCGATCTCGCCGGACGCCGGGCCGGTTCCGGCGGCATCTGGCAGTCGCTGGCCGGATCGTTCGCCGTGAGCGCCTATGCGACCCCCGCGTCGCGGTGGCTCATAACCCCGGCCGACAGCTCGGTGGCGCGTGACGCGAGCCCGTCGGACGGCTCCTCCGCGCCGGCGAGGGTCGGCCACAGCGATGTGCGCAAGCTGCGGGAGGCCGCCGAGGACGCCAGACGCTGGGACTCCAAGTACGGGGGCGGGGACTGGCGTTCGTCGATGGTCCCCGAGTGCCTGCGGGTCGAGGCGGCACCGCTGCTGCTCGGCTCCTACTCCGACGAGGTCGGCCGGGCGCTGTTCGGCGCCTCCGCCGAACTGACCCGGCTGGCCGGGTGGATGGCGTTCGACACCGGCCAGCAGGAGGCCGCCCAGCGGTACTACATCCAGGCGCTGCGGCTCGCCCGCGCCGCGGCCGACGTCCCGCTCGGCGGGTACGTGCTCGCCTCGATGTCCCTCCAGGCGACCTACCGGGGCTTCGGCGACGAGGGCGTCGACCTCGCGCAGGCCGCGCTGGAACGCAACCGGGGGCTGGCGACCGCACGCACGATGAGCTTCTTCCGGCTGGTCGAGGCGCGGGCGCACGCGCGCGCCGGGGACGCCCAGGCGGCCGGTGGCGCGCTCAAGGCCGCGGAGGGCTGGCTGGAGCGGGCGCGTGACGGCGACGGCGACCCGTCCTGGCTCGGGTTCTACTCCTACGACCGGTTCGCGGCGGACGCGGCGGAGTGCTACCGGGATCTGAAGGCGCCGCGTCAGGTGCGGCGGTTCACGGAGCAGGCGCTGTCGAAGCCGACGGAGGAGTTCGTGCGGTCGCACGGGCTGCGGCTGGTGGTCTCGGCGGTGGCCGAACTGGAGTCCGGGAACCTGGACGCGGCGTGTGAGCAGGGGGTGCGGGCGGTGGAGGTCGCGGGGCGGATCTCGTCGGCGCGGACGACGGAGTACGTGAAGGATCTGCTGCACCGGCTGGAGCCGTACGGGGACGAGCCGCGGGTGGTGGAGTTGCGTGAGCGGGCGCGGCCGTTGTTGATGGCGGCGCCGGCGTAGGCGGTGGGCCTGGACGTACGTGGGCGGTGTGCCTGGGCGTACGTGGGCGTGATGCGGGGGGTGCTGAGGGCCTGGGGTGCCGGGGAGGGTGCGCTGCGGGTGGGGGTGCCCTGCGGGTGGGGGTGCGCGCATGTGTTTTCTCGCCCCCGCCGCCCTTACCTGTCTCCTCCTTGAGGGGCTCCGCCCCTCTGGCCCGGGGAGCTCGGGTGGGTGGGGTGTGGGGGGAGTGCGGGTGGGTGGGGGCTTGTCGCGCAGTTCCCCGCGCCCCTTATGGAGCACGGTGGTCGGCTCGCGCACGTGCGGTGAAGTCGCGGATCGGGCGCCGCCCCGCGCCCCTGCGGGGAGTGCCTCCCTTTTTTCGGGGGCTTTTTCGGGGGCGGAACGTTGTCAGTGGGACGCCGTAAAATTGGGCGCACTGTGTCTGAATCCCTCGATGTTTCCGCCCCTGCCAAGACGCCCCGCTTTCCCGACGGGCCCGCCGCCGACCCCGCCGGCTCGCACTTCGAGCGGCGCATCCGCAGTTTCCAGCCCCGCCGCAGCCGCGTCACCGCCGGCCAGGCGGACGCCCTGCGGCGCCTGTGGCCGGCCTGGGGTCTGGACATCGACGGGCAGCGCACCCTCGAC carries:
- a CDS encoding NAD(P)/FAD-dependent oxidoreductase; its protein translation is MRILIVGGGYVGLYTALRLQRKLKPELGRGEVEIVVVSPDPYMTYQPFLPEAAAGSISPRHVVVPLRRVLAGCRIVVGEVRTIDHSKRTATLTTLATEETGGTEQISYDELVLAPGSVSRTLPVPGLAEHGIGFKNVEEAIGLRNHVIEQLDIASSTRDPAIRDAALTFVFVGGGYAGVEALAELEDMARYASRYYHNVRREDMKWILVEATGRILPEVGEEMGRYTVTELRRRNIDVRLDTRLESCVDRVVVLSDGARFPTRTVVWTAGVKPHPVLAATDLPLNARGRLRCTPYLTVDGVDHAWSAGDAAAVPDVTADEPGKETAPNAQHAVRQAKTLGDNIARSLRGQPLQQYSHAYVGSVASLGLHKGVAYVYGRKLKGWPAWFMHRTYHLSRVPTFNRKARVLAEWTLAGLFKREIVSLGSLEHPRAEFELAAGGKSPQNPSGNPKGSS
- a CDS encoding TetR/AcrR family transcriptional regulator; the protein is MHIQDSHWSPVSTVASGGPVGMAVGNGRGDARGTGHGDGPRTAPLRVDAQRNLEHVLRAAREVFGELGYGAPMEDVARRARVGVGTVYRRFPSKDVLVRRIAEEETSRLTDQARTALGQEDEPWSALQRFLRTSVASGAGRLLPPQVLRVGVAEEERGLRPAEGTAPGAGAGPGTAEGEGADVGRIPSEAAGSVPGGVPEQTLVPQQRIGRPTPELRLVERQQVPEAALDDPGAVELLDVVGRLVDRARAAGELRPDVTVADVLLVIATGAPALPDAAQQAAASARLLDILLEGLRSRPHA
- a CDS encoding asparagine synthase-related protein — encoded protein: MRWLVGWSSAAASAATSVAGIGSAGTTGYDGETVQPVGSQPLWGDPDPLWAVGDWRPDEVRVVKADEQTRIAVLGTCGATDEQLRVALFAARGGALRHLTAWPGSYTAVVQVGRRITVCGDLAGARPVFHTPWAGGTAYATAALPLADLVEANLDFGHLAALLAAPDVPAAMHDSTPYEGVRRVPPGHALILRAGAREVAGYEPVASLAVAAPPADPAGAVDAVRDALVEAVRARLAAPRHVPGIDIDPGPVPGMGPAERRAARGMPVPGIGADLSGGSASGALALLAAGLPGRPGTVLGHGTGAGERLLAVTFNDLAVPGREAEMERAGALAANPRLHHVVVTGGEEILPFADLDGPLTDEPGAVLVSAARHRARLAAGSADHFTGYGARQVLDAHPARLADLLMDRKRRHLVRPVAALAKADGSVLVPARVYAAARRLARTPYRSGVEALSDQLMRHRFDESDGAVGASLAALTWARPGPAARWLTGEALAEVSVRLQSAAGRTGAMGIGPGQRPGDFRARAALARHAAELRVLEQAAEIRFQRLHAPFLDNQVVRACRALPEALRVQPGARASILRTVLEGAGVTDLPPGWGAPSGASSAAAARTGLRVAATSLVDLFATPLLAEAGLVEARVVRKALRAAAQGDPLPLDGIADLVSLELWLQRLLSRRGTCWTGTPARQRAVPAGIPPRDRALGTATRT
- a CDS encoding MFS transporter, which codes for MSREQRGPNEKLGAVLALAGISNAGLARRVNDLGAQRGLTLRYDKTSVARWVSKGMVPQGAAPHLIAAAIGQKLGRPVPLHEIGLADADPAPEVGLAFPRDVGQAVRSATDLYRLDLAGRRAGSGGIWQSLAGSFAVSAYATPASRWLITPADSSVARDASPSDGSSAPARVGHSDVRKLREAAEDARRWDSKYGGGDWRSSMVPECLRVEAAPLLLGSYSDEVGRALFGASAELTRLAGWMAFDTGQQEAAQRYYIQALRLARAAADVPLGGYVLASMSLQATYRGFGDEGVDLAQAALERNRGLATARTMSFFRLVEARAHARAGDAQAAGGALKAAEGWLERARDGDGDPSWLGFYSYDRFAADAAECYRDLKAPRQVRRFTEQALSKPTEEFVRSHGLRLVVSAVAELESGNLDAACEQGVRAVEVAGRISSARTTEYVKDLLHRLEPYGDEPRVVELRERARPLLMAAPA